In Plasmodium vinckei vinckei genome assembly, chromosome: PVVCY_13, a single genomic region encodes these proteins:
- a CDS encoding 60S ribosomal protein L1, putative, translating to MSKLNQDLLKKAISDVFEGTKQKKRKFVETIELQIGLKDYDTQRDKRFSGTVKLSNEVRKKLKVCILGDAVHSEEAQKLKLDYMDIEAMKKLNKDKTLVKKLAKKYDAFLASQVILPQIPKLLGPGLNKAGKFPSLITHNDKINDKILELRSSIKFQLKKVLCMGVPVGHANLKEDELRSNIVHAINFLVSLLKKNWQNIRTLHIKSTMGKPQRIYG from the exons ATGAg CAAGCTAAATCaagatttattaaaaaaagccATTAGCGATGTATTTGAAGGAACAAAACagaaaaagagaaaatttGTTGAAACAATAGAATTACAAATTGGTTTAAAGGATTATGATACACAAAGAGATAAACGTTTTTCAGGTACCGtaaaattatcaaatgAAGTTAGAAAGAAATTAAAAGTCTGTATATTAGGAGATGCTGTACATTCTGAAGAGGcacaaaaattaaaattagaTTATATGGACATCGAAgctatgaaaaaattaaataaagataaaacaTTGGTTAAAAAACTtgctaaaaaatatgatgcATTTTTAGCAAGTCAGGTCATATTGCCTCAAATTCCAAAATTATTAGGTCCAGGTTTAAATAAAGCAGGAAAGTTTCCTTCTTTAATTACtcataatgataaaataaatgataaaattttagAATTAAGATCATCCATTAAATTCCAATTGAAAAAAGTTTTATGTATGGGAGTACCTGTCGGTCACGCTAACCTTAAGGAAGACGAATTAAGATCAAACATAGTACATGCCATCAATTTTTTAGTTTcgcttttaaaaaaaaattggcAAAATATTAGAACATTACACATTAAAAGTACTATGGGAAAACCACAAAGAATCTATGGTTAA